CCCTGGCGTGTCTGCATCTGCGGATGACGCCGGAAGAGGTGATCACGGCGCTCACGATCAACGCGGCGCACGCGATTGGGCGGGCGGATCGCGTCGGCAGCCTGGAAGTTGGCAAGCAGGCGGATCTTGTTCTTTATGACGCGCAAAATCTCGCCTATCTTCCCTATCACTTCGGGATCAATCACGTTGACACTGTGGTGAAAAAGGGGAGAATCGTCGTCACAGATGGAAAGGTTGTGTCATCTTGATCAAGCGTGTGGAACCTGCTTTCTCCCGCTTTCGCGATCGCCTCGACCCGAAGGTCGCGGATTGGGTGCTTCCATATGACGGTGCGAGCCTGTTTGACATCGCGCTGCTTGGCGCACCGCTTAGCAAGACGTCGATCAGCCACTCGGCGGCGTTCCGGCTTCCTGACGCGATTCGCGCGCTGTTTCAAAGCTACAGCCCGTACAGTGTCCATCACCACATGGATCTGGGCGAGCGGTTGCGCGTCGCAGATCTCGGAAATGTGCAGATGCATCTTACGGATCTCGCGCTGTGCCAGCAGTGGATCGAAGATGCGGTTTGCTCTTATGGTCAGACGCATGCACAGCCGCTCGTGCTGTTTGGTGGGGACCACTCGATTACGGGCGCGGCGCTGCTCGGACTGACGCGCGCCACCAAGCGGACGTATGGGGTCATTCACTTTGACGCGCACCATGACGTGCGGAATCTGGAGGACGGCGGTCGTTCCAACGGCACACCGTTTCGGACACTTCTTGACTCAGGTGCGGTGGCGGGAAAAAATGTGGTGCAAATCGGCATCCGCGACTATGTGAACGCAAAGGCGTACCACACGTATGTCATACAGGAAGGCGTGTCGGTGGTGACGGCGCGGCAGGTGTTTCGCCAGGGACTCACGCAGGTGCTCGAAGGCGCGTATGATCGAGTGAGTCGCGACACTGATGCGGTCTATGTAAGCTTTGACATGGATGTGCTCGATCAGAGTTTTGTGCCAGGCGTTCCGGCACCGGGTCCTGGCGGCCTTGCGGTTTGGGACGCGCTTGAGGCGCTGGAGTGGCTTGGGGCAAAGCAAAACGTGCGAGTCATGGACATCGTCTGCGCCGATCCTGCACAGGATCTGCGCGATTTGACGGTGCGCGTTGCGGCGAATCTCGTCCTCTCGTTTCTGGCGGGAAAAGCGCTGGCAAAAGGCGCGTCTGATTGACATTGAAACGCGTGTGAATTAGGGTTACGTGG
This sequence is a window from Ferroacidibacillus organovorans. Protein-coding genes within it:
- a CDS encoding agmatinase family protein is translated as MIKRVEPAFSRFRDRLDPKVADWVLPYDGASLFDIALLGAPLSKTSISHSAAFRLPDAIRALFQSYSPYSVHHHMDLGERLRVADLGNVQMHLTDLALCQQWIEDAVCSYGQTHAQPLVLFGGDHSITGAALLGLTRATKRTYGVIHFDAHHDVRNLEDGGRSNGTPFRTLLDSGAVAGKNVVQIGIRDYVNAKAYHTYVIQEGVSVVTARQVFRQGLTQVLEGAYDRVSRDTDAVYVSFDMDVLDQSFVPGVPAPGPGGLAVWDALEALEWLGAKQNVRVMDIVCADPAQDLRDLTVRVAANLVLSFLAGKALAKGASD